Proteins from a single region of Phyllopteryx taeniolatus isolate TA_2022b chromosome 10, UOR_Ptae_1.2, whole genome shotgun sequence:
- the tdo2a gene encoding tryptophan 2,3-dioxygenase A, giving the protein MSGCPYFDRRHLLFQNQPLEQKEEQDASQAGVNKASKRGIIYGDYLKLDKILTAQVLQSELKGNKIHDEHLFVVTHQAYELWFKQILFELDSVREIFISRHVRDERYMLKVNTRIHRIVIILRLLVEQFAILETMTALDFFAFREYLSPASGFQSLQFRLLENKIGVPDNMRVPYNRQHYRDIFKGQDRELLLATEQEPTLLKLVEEWLERTPGLETEGFNFWESLEINILTGLNTEEQNIEQMSDCEDKEEMMAELLKQKEVFTSLFDDKRHEHLLSKGERRLSYKALQGALMIYFYREEPRFQVPFQLLTLLMDIDTLMTKWRYNHVCMVHRMIGIKAGTGGSSGYHYLRSTVSDRYKVFVDLFNLATFLVPRHWVPKLNPNVHTFLYTAECCDSSYCSSEDSD; this is encoded by the exons ATGAGTGGATGTCCCTATTTTGACAGGAggcattt GTTGTTTCAAAACCAGCCTCTGGAGCAGAAAGAAGAGCAAGATGCGTCTCAGGCAGGCGTCAACAAGGCCAGTAAAAGAGGTATCATCTACGGCGACTACCTCAAG CTGGATAAAATCTTGACGGCCCAGGTGCTGCAGAGCGAGCTGAAGGGCAACAAGATTCACGACGAGCACCTCTTCGTCGTCACGCATCAAG CTTATGAGCTGTGGTTCAAACAGATTCTGTTCGAGTTGGATTCAGTCCGCGAGATCTTCATTAGTCGACAC GTGCGAGATGAACGCTACATGCTCAAAGTCAACACTCGCATCCACAGGATCGTGATCATCTTAAGGCTGCTGGTGGAGCAGTTCGCCATCCTGGAGACCATGACGGCCTTGGACTTCTTTGCTTTCAG GGAATATCTGTCTCCGGCTTCTGGCTTCCAAAGCCTTCAGTTCCGGCTCTTGGAGAACAAAATCGGGGTGCCCGACAACATGAGGGTGCCCTACAATAGGCAGCACTACCGCGACATCTTCAAGGGTCAGGACCGCGAGTTGCTGCTCGCCACCGAACAGGAGCCCACGCTCTTGAAATTGGTCGAG gagtggctggagagaacTCCTGGCCTGGAAACAGAAGGCTTCAACTTCTGGGAAAGTCTGGAGATCAACATCTTGACTGGCCTCAATACGGAGGAGCAGAACATTGAG CAAATGTCGGACTGTGAGGACAAAGAGGAGATGATGGCCGAGTTGCTGAAGCAGAAGGAGGTCTTCACGTCCTTGTTTGACGACAAGCGGCACGAGCATCTGCTCAGCAAAG GTGAGAGGCGGCTGTCATACAAAGCGCTGCAAGGCGCTCTCATGATCTACTTCTACAG GGAGGAGCCCAGGTTCCAGGTTCCATTCCAGCTGCTCACCTTGCTCATGGACATCGACACGCTCATGACAAAATGGAGAT ACAATCACGTATGCATGGTGCACCGGATGATCGGCATCAAGGCGGGCACGGGGGGCTCGTCCGGATACCACTACCTGAGATCCACTGTCAG tGACCGCTACAAGGTCTTTGTGGACTTGTTTAACCTGGCCACGTTCCTGGTTCCTCGCCACTGGGTGCCCAAGTTGAACCCCAACGTGCACACCTTCCTCTACACGGCCGAGTGCTGCGACAGCTCCTACTGCAGCAGCGAGGACTCGGACTAG